In Plantibacter sp. PA-3-X8, one DNA window encodes the following:
- a CDS encoding MFS transporter: protein MTTDEKLDAPRTGSVPTTNAAASDAPRTRTAWAAVAVMMATSFVLVLAEFLPPSLLPSMASSLGITEGQAGQAVTATAFIGFLTAPTIGILVPRLDRRLLLVLLAAAAAVSSALVAISADFVMLLIARLLLGAALGAFWAMSIAIAARLSAPHHLGRAIMLVNTGTTVATVAGVPVGTYLGSVMDWRLIFAGVAVITAVVAVALRLVLPPVAPAPSSGGLRSLVDTLRVPGIRVGLTGHILTVLGHFIAFTYIRLAIERVPDLDAAGVAVLLAAFGLGGVVGNFVIGLLVDRHLAALRYVVPAFIGISIALVTLFPGQPWIVTIAITTWGMGFGAWLTTLSTWMGRLVPDRMESGGGLVVAGFQLAITVGAGAGGLLVDAVGIVPALTVAAISAIVGGIVFGSARTAR from the coding sequence ATGACGACAGACGAGAAGCTCGACGCTCCACGAACGGGCTCGGTCCCCACGACGAACGCAGCCGCGTCCGATGCCCCGCGCACGCGGACCGCCTGGGCGGCCGTCGCCGTCATGATGGCGACGAGCTTCGTGCTCGTGCTCGCCGAGTTCCTGCCGCCGAGCCTGCTGCCGTCGATGGCATCGTCGCTCGGGATCACCGAGGGCCAGGCCGGCCAGGCCGTCACCGCGACGGCGTTCATCGGGTTCCTCACCGCACCGACGATCGGGATCCTCGTCCCACGACTCGACCGTCGCCTCCTGCTCGTCCTGCTCGCGGCCGCCGCCGCGGTGTCGAGCGCGCTCGTCGCGATCTCCGCCGACTTCGTGATGCTGCTCATCGCCCGACTCCTGCTCGGCGCGGCCCTCGGCGCGTTCTGGGCGATGTCGATCGCGATCGCCGCCCGACTGTCCGCGCCGCACCACCTCGGTCGGGCGATCATGCTCGTGAACACCGGCACCACCGTCGCGACGGTCGCCGGTGTCCCGGTCGGCACCTACCTCGGCTCCGTCATGGACTGGCGCCTCATCTTCGCCGGCGTCGCGGTCATCACCGCGGTGGTGGCCGTCGCACTGCGGCTCGTCCTCCCACCCGTCGCGCCGGCTCCGTCCAGCGGTGGTCTGCGGTCGCTCGTCGACACGCTCCGGGTCCCCGGCATCCGCGTCGGCCTCACGGGACACATCCTGACCGTCCTCGGGCACTTCATCGCCTTCACCTACATCCGGCTCGCGATCGAGCGGGTGCCGGACCTCGACGCGGCGGGTGTGGCGGTCCTCCTCGCGGCGTTCGGCCTCGGCGGCGTGGTCGGCAACTTCGTGATCGGGCTCCTCGTCGATCGACATCTTGCGGCCCTGCGCTACGTCGTCCCGGCGTTCATCGGCATCTCGATCGCGCTCGTGACCCTGTTCCCGGGGCAGCCGTGGATCGTGACCATCGCGATCACGACCTGGGGCATGGGCTTCGGCGCCTGGCTCACGACCCTGAGCACCTGGATGGGTCGGCTCGTGCCCGACCGCATGGAATCCGGTGGCGGACTCGTCGTCGCAGGCTTCCAGCTGGCGATCACCGTCGGTGCCGGAGCGGGTGGACTGCTCGTCGACGCGGTCGGCATCGTCCCGGCGCTCACGGTCGCGGCGATCTCCGCGATCGTCGGTGGCATCGTCTTCGGGTCGGCGCGCACCGCACGGTGA
- a CDS encoding pyridoxal 5'-phosphate synthase — protein sequence MSAEPLSGDETLQLPEFETPPAEPMLLAQQWLAAAIERDVSEPRSMTLATATSVGVVSARTVDVKTFDDRGLVFGTSIESRKGGQLAENPSAALQVYWRETMQQLRFEGRVEQLSDEESDALFADRSPKSRAATAVAHQSTPFRAGPEETLDALIAQANALLEREGDDVPRPATWVGFRLVPDMVEFWHASRDRMHRRLRYLADDGGWIVDRLQP from the coding sequence ATGAGCGCCGAACCCCTCTCCGGAGACGAGACCCTGCAGCTGCCCGAGTTCGAGACCCCGCCCGCCGAGCCCATGCTGCTCGCTCAGCAGTGGCTCGCCGCAGCGATCGAGCGGGACGTCAGCGAACCCCGATCGATGACCCTCGCGACCGCCACCTCGGTCGGTGTCGTCAGCGCGCGCACCGTCGACGTGAAGACGTTCGACGACCGCGGCCTGGTCTTCGGCACTTCCATCGAGAGCCGCAAGGGCGGGCAGCTCGCCGAGAACCCGAGCGCCGCCCTCCAGGTGTACTGGCGCGAGACGATGCAGCAGCTCCGCTTCGAGGGCCGCGTCGAGCAGCTGAGCGACGAGGAGTCCGACGCACTGTTCGCCGACCGCTCGCCCAAGTCACGAGCGGCGACGGCGGTCGCCCACCAGTCGACGCCATTCCGCGCCGGCCCGGAGGAGACCCTCGACGCCCTCATCGCGCAGGCGAACGCGTTGCTCGAGCGCGAGGGGGACGACGTCCCGCGGCCGGCCACGTGGGTCGGGTTCCGGCTCGTCCCCGACATGGTCGAGTTCTGGCACGCCAGTCGCGACCGGATGCACCGGCGCCTCCGCTACCTCGCGGACGACGGTGGCTGGATCGTGGACCGCCTGCAGCCGTAG
- a CDS encoding alpha/beta fold hydrolase — MPYTDTDDVSIYYEVEGDPADPVIVLIAGGGAQLLTWRDPFRAMLADEGFRVVRFDNRDVGYSQRFGGEHDLDGGYSLGDMGDDVVRVLDHLGVEAAHLVGHSMGGMMAQMVALEHPERVLSLGLLSTIPGQDPRYILHGDRAELQVEPERYSREESVAAMAVLAAPVPGARYQPDTEWEVWATGEAYDRGYAPEGFSRQWAALLRAPERLDRLREVTVPTLVLHGREDDVLHWSSAVDIAQAMPAAELHVLPDMGHLIPAQLWPTLVAGVVRTARHAETLASGR, encoded by the coding sequence ATGCCGTACACCGACACCGACGACGTCTCGATCTACTACGAGGTGGAGGGCGACCCCGCCGACCCGGTGATCGTGCTCATCGCGGGCGGCGGTGCGCAGCTGCTCACCTGGCGTGACCCGTTCCGGGCCATGCTCGCGGACGAGGGCTTCCGCGTCGTGCGGTTCGACAACCGCGACGTCGGGTACTCGCAGCGCTTCGGTGGCGAGCACGACCTCGACGGCGGCTACTCGCTCGGTGACATGGGCGACGACGTCGTGCGGGTGCTCGACCACCTCGGGGTCGAGGCAGCGCACCTCGTCGGTCACTCCATGGGCGGGATGATGGCGCAGATGGTCGCGCTCGAACACCCCGAGCGGGTGCTGAGTCTCGGCCTACTGTCGACGATCCCCGGCCAGGACCCGCGCTACATCCTGCACGGAGACCGCGCCGAACTGCAGGTCGAGCCCGAGCGGTACAGCCGGGAGGAGTCGGTCGCCGCGATGGCCGTCCTCGCCGCGCCCGTCCCCGGCGCCCGCTACCAGCCGGACACCGAGTGGGAGGTGTGGGCGACCGGCGAGGCCTACGACCGCGGGTACGCGCCGGAAGGGTTCAGTCGCCAGTGGGCCGCGTTGCTCCGCGCACCGGAACGGCTCGACCGGCTGCGCGAGGTGACGGTGCCGACCCTCGTGCTGCACGGACGCGAGGACGACGTCCTGCACTGGTCCTCCGCGGTGGACATCGCTCAGGCGATGCCGGCGGCCGAGCTGCACGTGCTGCCCGACATGGGGCACCTCATCCCGGCTCAGCTGTGGCCGACGCTCGTCGCGGGCGTCGTGCGGACGGCGAGGCACGCGGAGACGCTCGCGTCCGGTCGGTGA
- a CDS encoding ABATE domain-containing protein has product MTTETDFRFDGGATWLNLLATHGQSFGMRPVERIGTPEAGHRWLGLVGFGVDGELSADDLDRLVRLRESLRELAMAAVAGREPAPDDLAQVRGHASSSAGALWSGPAPDGVPLDAALAAIAVQALVMLQGPDRELLRQCAEVDCRWVFLDTSGRRHWCPSPACASRGRVRAHRARQGGSRAG; this is encoded by the coding sequence ATGACGACCGAGACCGACTTCCGCTTCGACGGCGGAGCCACCTGGCTGAACCTGCTCGCCACGCATGGACAGAGCTTCGGAATGCGGCCGGTGGAGCGGATCGGGACGCCCGAGGCGGGGCATCGGTGGCTCGGCCTGGTCGGGTTCGGTGTGGATGGCGAGCTGAGCGCCGACGACCTCGATCGCCTCGTGAGGCTGCGGGAGTCGCTCCGCGAGCTGGCGATGGCGGCGGTCGCCGGGCGCGAACCGGCCCCGGACGATCTCGCGCAGGTGCGTGGGCACGCGTCGAGTTCGGCCGGAGCGCTGTGGAGCGGTCCCGCTCCGGATGGCGTCCCGCTCGACGCGGCGCTCGCCGCGATCGCCGTCCAGGCACTGGTCATGCTGCAGGGGCCGGACCGGGAGCTGTTGCGTCAGTGCGCCGAGGTCGACTGCCGCTGGGTGTTCCTCGACACCTCCGGCAGGCGGCACTGGTGTCCGTCGCCGGCCTGTGCCAGTCGTGGCCGGGTCCGCGCCCACCGTGCGCGGCAGGGGGGTTCTCGCGCCGGATGA
- a CDS encoding FadR/GntR family transcriptional regulator, producing MDTVHRESLSDQVARLLLQRIQAGEWEIGQKLPGETTLAPQLGVGRSTMREAIRQLAGQGVLSTRQGSGNFLRSRTPVQDWDALVLRTAIGSVIEARIAIECEAAALAAQRHTASDLAAIRAALAHRNTDRATIEGRVDADTALHRSIVAASGNEILTELFDTFAERSREAMIQMLRLSGEPGTDHDQLVHEHIVQAVADRDATAAFDRSRTHLVALRDGLTRQRSDGPS from the coding sequence ATGGATACCGTGCACCGTGAATCACTCTCCGACCAGGTCGCACGCTTGCTCCTGCAGCGCATCCAGGCCGGCGAGTGGGAGATCGGCCAGAAGTTGCCCGGCGAGACGACCCTGGCACCGCAGCTCGGCGTCGGCCGCTCGACGATGCGCGAGGCGATCCGCCAGCTGGCCGGCCAGGGCGTGCTGTCGACCCGGCAGGGATCGGGGAACTTCCTCCGGTCGCGCACGCCGGTCCAGGATTGGGACGCACTCGTCCTGCGGACCGCGATCGGCTCGGTCATCGAGGCGCGCATCGCCATCGAGTGCGAAGCGGCGGCCCTCGCCGCGCAACGCCACACGGCGTCCGATCTGGCCGCCATCCGGGCAGCGCTGGCCCATCGGAACACCGATCGCGCGACCATCGAGGGGCGGGTCGACGCCGACACGGCGCTCCACCGGAGCATCGTCGCCGCGAGCGGGAACGAGATCCTCACCGAACTGTTCGACACCTTCGCCGAGCGCAGCCGCGAGGCGATGATCCAGATGCTCCGCCTCAGCGGCGAGCCGGGGACGGACCACGACCAGCTCGTCCACGAGCACATCGTGCAGGCGGTCGCCGATCGCGATGCCACCGCGGCGTTCGACCGCAGCCGCACCCACCTCGTCGCCCTCCGCGACGGGTTGACCCGCCAGCGGAGTGACGGCCCGTCGTGA
- a CDS encoding MMPL family transporter → MAELLYRLGRFSARRAWAVLISWIVILGISVGAFLAFGGTLSSAVTIPGTPTAKVTDQLSDSFPSASGGTGAMVFHTKDGDAFTDSQKTAIGELLDETADLKGVDSTVNPFETQETIADQAKQISDGKTQIDDGRTQLTDGQTQLDAGQQQLTDAQTQLSAALAQAQQAAGGTLPAAAQAQFDAQQTAITQQQTALDAQQATITENLAKLDEQSTKLELSSQLLDLSSGIRTVSTDDTTAVANVVFDKRQQEVTPETKQSVIDQVKEDVPSGVEVEFSNELAQSLPQLFGVGEAIGLIIAAITLLVMLGTVIAASLPLVSAIVGVGVGVTASLSLSGVVDMLSITPVLGVMLGLAVGIDYSLFILNRHRKQLLAGVELHESIGLANGTSGNAVVFAGSTVLVALLALNVTGIPFLGLMGTVGAICVAVAILLAVTLTPALLSLLGLRILSRKARGTIGTPRPDAVPTKPMGTLRAVGTLVAGLVVLGVVAIPALDMRLGLPDGSSEAVDSTQYQSYALIEDKFGAGVNGPLLVVATLPDAATDEEVLEEQVRIGQEIADQDDVKAVAPVGASDDNSVLAFQVIPKEGPNAVSTEQLVRDLRDLSPLSGDVELGVAGSASGNIDVSKQLSDALPLYLALVVGLSLIIMILVFRSILVPLTATLGFMLSLAATFGGITAIFQWGWLGPVFGVHDPGPILSFLPTILIGILFGLAMDYQLFLVSGMREAFAHGAPARLAVQRGLHAGRTVVVAAAIIMISVFGGFIFSHSAMIRSIGFGLAFGVLVDAFVVRMLLIPAVMHLLGKSAWWIPKWLDRILPNVDVEGAALERSHPAHHVEAGDTGSVAIAPSSGEPRNAVDGAETAALGAGVTAGTAAHVAAPSSELTRREAAAAERTHPAHVLTTDPDPADQQVSRVEPGLDVIVHPATAGVQRVAVGAYVIAVDADNGTAVVEPPVGGVVVVRAPR, encoded by the coding sequence TTGGCCGAACTGCTGTATCGCCTCGGACGCTTCTCCGCGCGCCGCGCGTGGGCCGTCCTCATCTCCTGGATCGTGATCCTCGGCATCTCGGTCGGCGCGTTCCTCGCGTTCGGCGGCACCCTGTCCAGTGCCGTGACCATCCCGGGCACCCCGACGGCCAAGGTCACCGACCAGCTCTCCGACTCCTTCCCCAGCGCGTCCGGCGGCACCGGGGCGATGGTGTTCCACACCAAGGACGGCGACGCCTTCACCGACAGCCAGAAGACCGCGATCGGTGAGCTGCTCGACGAGACGGCCGACCTCAAGGGCGTCGACTCCACGGTCAACCCCTTCGAGACGCAGGAGACGATCGCCGACCAGGCGAAGCAGATCTCCGACGGCAAGACGCAGATCGACGACGGCCGCACCCAGCTGACCGACGGCCAGACGCAGCTCGACGCCGGACAGCAGCAGCTGACCGACGCGCAGACCCAGCTGAGTGCCGCGCTCGCCCAGGCGCAGCAGGCCGCGGGCGGCACACTCCCGGCCGCCGCACAGGCCCAGTTCGACGCGCAGCAGACCGCGATCACGCAGCAGCAGACGGCGCTCGACGCCCAGCAGGCCACCATCACCGAGAACCTCGCGAAGCTCGACGAGCAGAGCACGAAGCTCGAACTCTCCTCGCAGCTCCTCGACCTCTCCTCGGGTATCCGCACCGTCTCGACCGACGACACCACCGCGGTCGCGAACGTCGTCTTCGACAAGCGCCAGCAGGAGGTCACGCCGGAGACGAAGCAGTCGGTCATCGACCAGGTGAAGGAGGACGTCCCGTCGGGCGTCGAGGTCGAGTTCTCGAACGAGCTCGCGCAGAGCCTGCCGCAGCTGTTCGGCGTGGGTGAGGCGATCGGCCTCATCATCGCGGCGATCACGCTGCTCGTGATGCTCGGCACGGTCATCGCCGCATCGCTCCCGCTCGTCTCGGCGATCGTCGGCGTCGGTGTCGGCGTCACCGCGTCGCTCTCGCTCTCCGGCGTCGTCGACATGCTCTCGATCACGCCAGTGCTCGGCGTCATGCTCGGGCTCGCGGTCGGCATCGACTACTCGCTGTTCATCCTGAACCGGCACCGCAAGCAGCTGCTCGCGGGCGTCGAACTGCACGAGTCCATCGGCCTCGCGAACGGCACCTCGGGCAACGCGGTCGTCTTCGCCGGATCGACCGTCCTCGTCGCGCTGCTGGCGCTCAACGTCACCGGGATCCCGTTCCTCGGCCTGATGGGCACCGTCGGCGCGATCTGCGTCGCCGTCGCGATCCTGCTCGCGGTCACCCTCACGCCCGCCCTGCTGTCGCTGCTCGGCCTCCGCATCCTCAGCCGGAAGGCACGCGGCACCATCGGCACGCCGCGCCCGGACGCCGTCCCGACCAAGCCCATGGGTACCCTGCGCGCCGTCGGCACGCTCGTCGCCGGACTCGTCGTGCTCGGCGTCGTCGCGATCCCCGCGCTCGACATGCGTCTCGGCCTGCCGGACGGCAGCTCGGAGGCCGTCGACTCGACGCAGTACCAGTCCTACGCGCTCATCGAGGACAAGTTCGGTGCCGGCGTCAACGGTCCGCTGCTCGTCGTCGCGACGCTGCCCGACGCCGCCACCGACGAGGAAGTCCTCGAGGAGCAGGTGCGGATCGGCCAGGAGATCGCCGACCAGGACGACGTCAAGGCCGTCGCGCCGGTGGGCGCATCTGACGACAACTCCGTCCTCGCCTTCCAGGTGATCCCGAAGGAGGGGCCGAACGCCGTCTCCACGGAACAGCTCGTCCGCGACCTGCGCGACCTTTCGCCGCTGTCGGGCGATGTCGAGCTCGGCGTGGCCGGCAGCGCGAGCGGCAACATCGACGTCTCGAAGCAGCTCTCCGACGCCCTTCCGCTCTACCTGGCGCTCGTGGTCGGCTTGTCGCTGATCATCATGATCCTCGTGTTCCGCTCGATCCTCGTGCCGCTCACCGCGACGCTCGGCTTCATGCTGTCCCTCGCGGCGACCTTCGGGGGCATCACGGCGATCTTCCAGTGGGGCTGGCTCGGACCGGTGTTCGGCGTGCACGACCCGGGGCCCATCCTGAGCTTCCTGCCGACGATCCTCATCGGCATCCTCTTCGGGCTCGCGATGGACTACCAGCTGTTCCTCGTGTCCGGCATGCGTGAGGCGTTCGCCCACGGTGCCCCGGCGCGCCTGGCGGTCCAGCGCGGGCTGCACGCCGGCCGGACGGTCGTCGTGGCGGCGGCGATCATCATGATCTCCGTCTTCGGCGGGTTCATCTTCTCCCACTCGGCGATGATCCGGTCCATCGGCTTCGGTCTGGCGTTCGGCGTGCTCGTCGACGCGTTCGTCGTCCGCATGCTCCTCATCCCGGCGGTCATGCACCTGCTCGGGAAGAGCGCCTGGTGGATCCCGAAGTGGCTCGACCGCATCCTGCCGAACGTCGACGTCGAGGGTGCCGCGCTCGAGCGCAGCCACCCGGCGCATCACGTCGAGGCCGGTGACACGGGTTCGGTCGCGATCGCCCCGTCGAGCGGCGAGCCGCGGAACGCGGTCGACGGCGCGGAGACGGCTGCCCTCGGTGCCGGCGTGACCGCTGGGACGGCCGCACACGTGGCCGCACCGTCGAGTGAGCTGACCCGCCGGGAGGCGGCCGCCGCCGAGCGGACGCACCCGGCGCACGTGCTCACGACCGACCCCGACCCGGCCGACCAGCAGGTCTCCCGGGTGGAGCCCGGGCTCGACGTCATCGTGCACCCGGCGACCGCCGGTGTGCAGCGCGTGGCCGTCGGTGCCTACGTCATCGCGGTCGACGCCGACAACGGCACCGCGGTCGTCGAGCCGCCCGTCGGTGGCGTCGTGGTCGTCCGCGCGCCGAGGTAG
- the kdpF gene encoding K(+)-transporting ATPase subunit F → MIVFELLAAVLAVAAVVYLVYALVKPERF, encoded by the coding sequence GTGATCGTCTTCGAACTCCTCGCCGCCGTCCTGGCCGTCGCCGCCGTCGTGTACCTCGTGTACGCGCTCGTGAAACCCGAGAGGTTCTGA
- a CDS encoding TetR/AcrR family transcriptional regulator has translation MPTTAPAEDRRAALRARHHRAILDAARVMIAEQGIAGFNVDVIAERADVSRRTVFNHFSSIDDLVTTSCTEELAVVIESFRSAVNARPAGPGSRVSMFEDVAAALRTTDIPRVIAFLWNALGGFAPEDSRPQQLFQATFSRTTRELALELAERNSDVDELEAAFLVSSLMHGVEVLAHHWIATTGATTDDDARALWTALLERLIASVRTGYGSTH, from the coding sequence GTGCCCACCACCGCCCCCGCCGAGGATCGACGCGCCGCCCTCCGCGCGCGCCACCATCGGGCGATCCTCGACGCCGCCCGCGTCATGATCGCGGAGCAGGGCATCGCCGGCTTCAACGTCGACGTCATCGCCGAACGCGCCGACGTCTCGCGCCGCACGGTGTTCAACCACTTCTCCTCGATCGACGACCTCGTCACCACCTCCTGCACCGAGGAGCTGGCCGTCGTGATCGAGAGCTTCCGGTCCGCCGTCAACGCACGACCGGCGGGCCCCGGGTCGCGCGTCTCGATGTTCGAGGACGTCGCCGCAGCGCTCCGCACGACCGACATCCCCCGTGTCATCGCCTTCCTCTGGAACGCCCTCGGCGGGTTCGCCCCCGAGGACTCCCGGCCGCAACAGCTCTTCCAGGCCACCTTCTCCCGCACCACCCGGGAACTCGCCCTCGAACTGGCCGAGCGCAACAGCGACGTCGACGAACTCGAGGCCGCGTTCCTCGTGTCCTCCCTCATGCACGGCGTCGAAGTGCTCGCACACCACTGGATCGCGACCACCGGCGCCACCACGGACGATGATGCCCGTGCACTCTGGACCGCCCTGCTGGAACGGCTCATCGCGAGCGTCCGCACGGGCTACGGCTCCACGCACTGA
- a CDS encoding carboxymuconolactone decarboxylase family protein, giving the protein MNEGATMQGATMHEVFDVAAGRERLAELQDETTTAAWRATVDAAAPGFDEWIVGAVFGGTYQRDGLTPRDRQLLIIGALTALGGVDPQLSGHLTTSLRIGMTRTELAEALVHLVPYVGLPRVMAALRLLPEAATEPPATDRDDDAR; this is encoded by the coding sequence GTGAACGAGGGAGCGACGATGCAGGGAGCGACGATGCACGAGGTGTTCGATGTGGCGGCCGGCCGCGAACGACTGGCGGAGCTGCAGGACGAGACGACGACCGCGGCTTGGCGCGCGACGGTCGATGCGGCGGCGCCGGGCTTCGACGAGTGGATCGTCGGCGCCGTGTTCGGTGGGACCTACCAACGCGACGGCCTGACGCCGCGCGACCGACAACTGCTCATCATCGGTGCGCTGACGGCGCTCGGCGGCGTCGACCCACAACTCAGCGGTCACCTCACGACGTCGCTCCGGATCGGGATGACCCGGACCGAGCTCGCCGAGGCGCTCGTCCACCTCGTGCCGTATGTCGGGCTGCCCCGGGTGATGGCGGCCCTGCGGCTCCTCCCCGAGGCGGCGACCGAGCCACCGGCGACCGACCGCGACGACGACGCCCGGTGA
- a CDS encoding AraC family transcriptional regulator has translation MTLTATPPASTIDTFDRALASLEWTIHGTDRDRLAAGTPLRRPHTASGFVYLSSGRVRLTAADGTRDLDAGDLVFFPRAHATTVVALEDAELLDVAFTPPGQRQQVAETLPEHLYVADFAGQEPSMVALIEGMGCPQATGRPRPGDTVICSRIATTIVSAALRTWNEAGCAPDRWLQRIGDPHIGAVLDALHAEPGRPWTFETLARIAMMSRSAFAERFREVVGHTPRAYLTTVRMETAKGLILTGDASVAELAGALGYVSEDGFARAFQRYTGLTPARWRAEAALAA, from the coding sequence GTGACCCTCACCGCGACCCCTCCAGCGTCGACGATCGACACCTTCGATCGCGCACTCGCGAGCCTCGAGTGGACGATCCACGGCACCGACCGCGACCGCCTCGCCGCGGGCACACCGCTGCGGCGACCGCACACGGCGTCCGGTTTCGTCTACCTCTCCAGTGGACGCGTCCGCCTCACCGCCGCCGACGGCACCCGCGACCTCGACGCCGGCGACCTCGTCTTCTTCCCCCGCGCCCACGCCACGACGGTGGTCGCGCTCGAGGACGCCGAGCTCCTCGACGTCGCCTTCACCCCGCCGGGTCAGCGCCAACAGGTGGCGGAGACGCTGCCCGAGCACCTGTACGTCGCCGACTTCGCCGGGCAGGAGCCCTCGATGGTGGCGCTCATCGAGGGCATGGGCTGCCCGCAGGCGACTGGCCGTCCGCGGCCGGGCGACACCGTCATCTGCAGCCGCATCGCGACCACCATCGTGTCGGCAGCGCTCCGCACGTGGAACGAGGCCGGCTGCGCGCCGGATCGCTGGCTGCAGCGCATCGGCGACCCGCACATCGGCGCGGTCCTCGACGCCCTGCACGCCGAACCGGGGCGCCCATGGACCTTCGAGACGCTCGCGCGCATCGCCATGATGTCGCGGTCGGCGTTCGCGGAGCGGTTCCGCGAGGTCGTCGGGCACACCCCGCGCGCCTACCTCACGACCGTTCGCATGGAGACGGCGAAGGGGCTCATCCTCACGGGCGACGCGTCCGTGGCCGAGCTCGCCGGCGCGCTCGGCTACGTGTCGGAAGACGGCTTCGCGCGCGCCTTCCAGCGGTACACGGGCCTGACGCCGGCCCGTTGGCGCGCTGAGGCGGCGCTCGCCGCGTAG
- a CDS encoding 2-isopropylmalate synthase translates to MPSHRYQDLYSRVDVPLLDRTWPSRRLTEAPLWVPVDLRDGNQALAEPMDPERKRAFFELMVTMGYKEIEVGYPSASQTDYDFVRLIAETDIAPEDVTIVVFTPARRDLIERTVESIRGIRNPVVIHLYTATAPLWREVVLGHDRDSLRALILAGGSDVLEFAGDLDGVRFEFSPEVFNLTEPDYALELCDAMTTLWDASPDRPVILNLPATVEAASPNVYADQIEYMHRNLDRRDAVILSVHPHNDRGTGIACAELAVLAGAQRVEGCIFGNGERTGNVDLATLALNLHAQGVDPMIDFSDIDHIRRVVEHSNRIEIHPRHPYVGELVHTAFSGTHQDAIKKGFAEHRARADATGSRPEDLPWRVPYLPVDPADLGRSYEAVIRVNSQSGKGGIAYLLERDYGIEMPRRLQVDFSRRVQQQADETGRELDAEALLAAFERSYLSATPSRVELLEVDVTTTGETSRTTIGLRIDGDRHEATFADVGPVEAATRLLADHGVHVEIVSLHQTSLSAGSGAEALTLLEIRRGAETVWAAGRHRSVLEASVRAVVNAASR, encoded by the coding sequence ATGCCGTCCCACCGGTACCAGGACCTGTACTCGCGGGTGGACGTCCCGCTCCTCGACCGCACCTGGCCGTCGCGCCGCCTGACCGAGGCGCCGCTCTGGGTGCCGGTGGACCTTCGCGACGGCAACCAGGCGCTCGCCGAGCCCATGGACCCCGAGCGGAAACGGGCGTTCTTCGAGCTGATGGTCACCATGGGGTACAAGGAGATCGAGGTCGGGTACCCCTCCGCCTCGCAGACCGACTACGACTTCGTCCGCTTGATCGCCGAGACCGACATCGCTCCCGAGGACGTCACGATCGTCGTCTTCACGCCCGCCCGCCGCGACCTGATCGAGCGCACGGTCGAGTCGATCCGTGGGATCCGGAACCCGGTCGTCATCCACCTGTACACCGCGACGGCGCCGCTCTGGCGGGAGGTCGTCCTCGGACACGACCGCGACTCACTCCGCGCGCTCATCCTCGCCGGCGGCTCCGACGTCCTCGAGTTCGCCGGCGACCTCGACGGGGTGCGGTTCGAGTTCTCCCCGGAGGTCTTCAACCTGACGGAGCCGGACTACGCCCTCGAACTCTGCGACGCCATGACGACCCTGTGGGACGCCTCTCCGGACCGCCCGGTGATCCTCAACCTGCCCGCCACCGTCGAAGCGGCGAGCCCGAACGTCTACGCGGACCAGATCGAGTACATGCACCGGAACCTCGACCGTCGTGACGCCGTCATCCTGTCGGTCCACCCGCACAACGACCGCGGCACCGGGATCGCGTGCGCTGAGCTCGCGGTCCTCGCTGGCGCCCAACGCGTCGAAGGATGCATCTTCGGCAACGGCGAGCGGACCGGCAACGTCGACCTCGCGACCCTGGCGCTCAACCTGCACGCGCAGGGGGTCGACCCGATGATCGACTTCTCCGACATCGACCACATCCGTCGGGTCGTGGAGCACAGCAACCGCATCGAGATCCACCCGCGCCACCCGTACGTCGGCGAGCTCGTCCACACCGCGTTCTCGGGGACGCACCAGGATGCGATCAAGAAGGGCTTCGCCGAACACCGAGCGCGGGCTGACGCGACCGGCAGCCGCCCGGAGGACCTCCCGTGGCGTGTGCCCTACCTGCCGGTCGACCCCGCGGACCTCGGTCGGAGCTACGAGGCGGTCATCCGCGTGAACTCGCAGTCCGGCAAGGGCGGCATCGCCTACCTGCTCGAACGCGACTACGGCATCGAGATGCCCCGTCGTCTCCAGGTGGACTTCTCGCGTCGCGTCCAGCAGCAGGCGGACGAGACGGGTCGCGAACTGGACGCCGAGGCGTTGCTCGCGGCGTTCGAGCGCAGCTACCTGTCGGCGACGCCGTCTCGGGTCGAGCTGCTCGAGGTCGATGTGACGACGACCGGCGAGACCTCGCGGACGACGATCGGTCTCCGGATCGACGGGGACCGCCATGAGGCCACCTTCGCCGACGTCGGTCCGGTCGAGGCGGCGACCCGTCTCCTCGCCGACCACGGCGTCCACGTCGAGATCGTCTCCCTGCATCAGACGTCGCTCAGTGCCGGGAGTGGCGCCGAGGCCCTGACCCTCCTGGAGATCCGCCGCGGGGCGGAGACGGTGTGGGCAGCCGGGCGCCATCGCTCCGTGCTGGAGGCGTCGGTCCGCGCCGTCGTCAACGCTGCGAGCCGGTAG